CTTTAATTTATATACAAATATTTACTTTTTCCTGAAAGTCTGTAAATTCCATTTTGTTCAATTATTATCCCAGTTTTTAATAATTTATCAAAAATAGAATATGCTGTAGATCGTGGGAATTTTTTATTTTCTATTGCTTTTTTTAATATTTCTTCTTTCTTACCTGGAAACAAATCTTCGTCTATCATTAATTTTTGTTTTTCTGTCAAAGAAATTTCATTTAAATATTCATTTACAATATTCTTTATTGTTTCTTCAGCAAACATTTTGTCAATTTTACTTAATTTTTTGGATAATGCTTCAAAAACTAACTTTTGAGTTATCCAAAAAGCATCTCTTGGATTACCATCAGAATAATCTACAATTAGGTCTATTACACTTTCATTAAAATAATAAATAAATTCTTTTATTCTTTTTATAAGAATTTCCTTTATTTCACTATTAGTAAATTCTCTTAAGTATATAATATCTTTTATCACATTTTCTAAATTTCCGCTCTCATTTCTATGCATTCTATCAAATTTATATTCTCTATAAATAGAATATGGTAATGAAACCATAACAACAAAACCTTCCTTTTGTAATTCCAATTTTAAATTATCTAAAACTAATAAAACTTCTTTTTTGCTTTCTTTATCGAGTTCATCAATTATTAAAACAACCTTTTTATATTTTTTTATCAATTCATCAGTTAATTTATTCAAATATTCTTTAGCCTTAAAATAATTAAACCTTGGAGTTTTC
This portion of the Marinitoga sp. 1197 genome encodes:
- a CDS encoding AAA family ATPase, with product MELGKIIERLIDKPLDEKNKNLLVNRDKEFELINLIINYQPYGIYGICGETGIGKTTVINNIHTDSYTIKISLSQRESQDTILYDILYNISAKTEKDIEISSEIKEWILEEISYIKGFAIGVKFFGNGDISNQKQKTPRFNYFKAKEYLNKLTDELIKKYKKVVLIIDELDKESKKEVLLVLDNLKLELQKEGFVVMVSLPYSIYREYKFDRMHRNESGNLENVIKDIIYLREFTNSEIKEILIKRIKEFIYYFNESVIDLIVDYSDGNPRDAFWITQKLVFEALSKKLSKIDKMFAEETIKNIVNEYLNEISLTEKQKLMIDEDLFPGKKEEILKKAIENKKFPRSTAYSIFDKLLKTGIIIEQNGIYRLSGKSKYLYIN